The sequence CCCTCAGGCGGTGCTGCGCTTCAAGCAGGGATTCGGACGCCTGATCCGCAGCAGCACCGACCGGGGTGTCTGTGTGGTGCTCGACCGACGGACGGTAAGCCGACGCTATGGGTCATCGTTCGTGCGGTCCCTGCCGGACTGCACGGTGGTGGTGGGACCGACGTCCGAATTGCCGGCGCGCGCGAGCGAGTGGCTGCAGGCGCGGCCGGCATCGGCCTCGGTCTGATCGGGATCGGGCAAAGCCCGAGGGAGTGGAGGCAGCCGCATGAGTGCGAGTATCGACCGGAACCTGGCGCTGGAGCTGGTCCGGACGACCGAAGCCGCGGCGCTCGCGGCCGCGCGCTGGATGGGGCGCGGCGACAAGAACGCGGCGGACCAGGCGGCCGTCAACGGCATGCGCACCATGCTCCAGTCCGTCCATATGGACGGGGTCGTGGTGATCGGCGAGGGTGAGAAGGACGAGGCCCCGATGCTGTACATCGGGGAGGAGGTCGGCACCAAGGATCCGCCGCAGGCGGACCTGGCAGTCGATCCGATCGACGGGACCCGGCTCCTGGCGAACGGGATGCCGAACTCCCTGTCCGTCGTGGCACTGGCGGACCGCGGTTCGATGTACTACCCGCCCGGAATCGTGTACATGAACAAGATCGCGGTCGGGCCTGAGGCGGCGTTCGCCATCGACATCAACGCGCCGGTGGCGGAGAACCTCCAGCGCATCGCCGACGCGAAGGGGATGCGCGTACGTGACCTGACCGTGGTCGTGCTGGACCGCCCGCGCCACGAGCAGTTGATCGCCGAGATTCGGGCGACCCAGGCGCGGATCAAGCTGATCACCGACGGTGACGTGGCCGGCGCCTTGATGGCGGCGATGCCGGGGACCGGTATCGATGTCCTGATGGGTATCGGCGGGGCACCCGAGGCGGTCATCGCCGCGGCCGCGCTGAAGTGCATGGGTGGCGCGATCCAGTGCAAGCTGTGGCCGCGCAACGACGACGAGCGCCGCGCGGCGCAGGAGGCGGGGCTGGATCTGGAGCAGGTGCTGACAGCCGATGACCTGGTGCGGTCCGACAACGTCTTCTTCGCCGCCACGGGCATCACCGACGGGGAACTCCTGCGCGGGGTGCACTACACGTCGGAGGGGGCGACGACGGAATCGCTGGTGATGCGGTCGCGCTCGGGGACGGTGCGGCGGATCACAGCGACACACCGGCTGAGCAAGCTCCAGGACTTTGCCGCTGTTCCATTTGACTAGCGCAGGACATCATGATATACTGGTCGCGGCACCGGTGGGATCGGTGCCGCGACCTCATCCCCGCCGCTGGCGATTCCCGTATGGAACGGCCCGAAGGGCACCCTGTAACGCTTCGGAGTCCACTGCGCAACCCAGCCGGGGCCGTACTGCAACCCAAACCCGCGCGACGTGTTTGCCTGACACTGAGGCTGGAGCACTTCACGAGCACTTATCATCAGCGCATGAGAGGTCAACCACACGTGGTCACGCGACATGCGCATGGCTGCCGGACAAGTGGTGCCGGACCGCCTGCACCCCTGCCCCGGAGACTCGCTCCACCGGGCGGCAATGTCGTGGCCGCGCTCGGGAGCGAGTGCCGGTTGTGGCCGCGGCCGCGCCGGAACTGAGCGTGCGATCCCCATCATCACCGTGAGCGCCCGCTCCCGGCCGCCGTCAACCGAATTACCACCACGCACCACCACAAGAGATTCAGGGACAACACGCAGCCCGCTCAGCCTCCACGGCGGCGGCTGGTGTGGGAAGAGGAACGGAATGACCGTAACCATCAACGAACTTGAGTCAAAAACAATCGATGAGCTGCATGAGCTCGCGCGCGAATTGGAGATCACCGGCTTCTCTCGCATGAAGAAGCAGGAACTGATCAGCCGCGTGCTCCAGGCGCAGACCGAGCAGCAGGGGAACATCTACGGCGAGGGCGTGCTCGACATCATCGAGGACGGCTTCGGTTTCCTTCGCGGGGAGCGCTACCTCCCTGGCCCCAATGACATCTACGTGTCGCAGTCGCAGATCCGCCGCTTCGGACTGCGCACGGGTGACTGGGTTTCGGGGCACGTGCGACCGCCGAAGGAGAACGAGAAATACTACAGCCTGCTGCGGGTCGAAGCCGTCAACGGCATGGACCCGGAGACAGCGCGACGAAGGCCGAACTTCGACAGCCTGACCCCGATCTTCCCCCTCGAGCTGATCAACCTCGAAACCTCGCCCAACATCCTCTCGACCCGATTGCTCAATCTCGTCGCCCCGATCGGGCGCGGTCAGCGCGGGTTGATCGTGTCGCCGCCGAAGGCCGGTAAGACGATCTTGCTCAAGGCGATCGCCAACGGCATCACCACCAACTACGAAGATATCCACTTGATCGTCTGTCTCATCGGCGAGCGACCCGAAGAGGTGACCGACATGAAGCGGTCGGTCGACGGCGAGGTGATCAGCTCGACCTTCGATGAGCCGGTGGAGGACCACACCAAGGTTGCGGAGATGGTCCTCGAGCGCGCCAAGCGGCTTGTGGAGTCGGGTCGCGACGTGGTCATCCTGCTGGACTCGATCACGCGCCTGGCCCGGGCTTACAACCTGGCGGTGCCGCCGAGCGGCCGCACGCTCTCCGGCGGTATCGACCCGGTGGCGCTGTATCCGCCCAAGCGCTTCTTCGGCGCAGCCCGCAATATCGAGGGGGGCGGCAGCCTGACGATCATCGCGACGTGTCTCATCGACACCGGTTCCCGCATGGACGACGTCATCTACGAGGAGTTCAAGGGAACCGGTAACATGGAGTTGCACCTGGACCGCAAGCTGGCGGAGCGCCGCATCTACCCCGCGATCGACATCCAGCGGTCGGGTACCCGGCGCGAAGAGCTGCTCCTCGACGAGCAGACGCTGCGTCAGGTGTGGACGATGCGCCGCATGGTGTCGATGCTCGGCGGGACCGAAGGCACCGAGCTGGTGCTGGGTCGGCTGGCCAAGACGGCCAACAACGCCGAGTTCCTGGCGACGCTCACCAAGGATCTCTAGTCCGAGCGCGGCTCCAGCAGCGAACGATCGATATCGAGGCGGGCACTGTGCCCGCCTCGAATCATGTTCGGGAGCCCGGAGTGGACTGGTTGCCTCGACCTGCTTGGCGCACTCGCGGATAGGCGGGTATTCCAGCCGTCTCCGCGGCACGCGGGACTCGTGCCTGTCGTCCGAACCTCGAATGTTGTCACTCCAAGAAATGGCTGAAGACCAGGCTGGCGTTGATGCCGCCGAAGCCGAAGGAGTTGGTCATGGCGACCGCGACCTGGGCGGTGCACCCCGTGGGAGGGACGTGCCGAAGTGCGCAGGCGGGGTCGGGATCGTCGAGGTTCGTGGTCGGCGGGAGCCAACCGCGGGCGATGGCTAGAACGGTGATGGCAACCTCGATCGCACCACTCGCGCCCAGCGGATGCCCGTAGAGGCCCTTGGTGGCGCTCACCGCCGGCTGCCTGGGGGTAGCGCCGAAGACGTGGCGCAGGGCGCGAGTCTCGGCCGCGTCGCCGAGGGGTGTCGAGGTAGCGTGCGCGTTGACGTAGCCGACCTCGCTCGGGGATCGTCGCGCTTCCCGCAGCGCGAGGACCATGGCCCGCGCGGCCTGGTGTCCCGAGGGCAGCGGGCGGACCATGTGGTAGGCGTCGTTCGTCGCCCCGTAGCCGAGGATCTCTGCGTATGGCTGAGCGCCACGACGCAGAGCGTGCTCCAGGGACTCCAGAACGACGATGGCCGCTCCTTCGGCCATGACGAACCCGTCTCGCTCCCGGTCGAAGGGGCGGCTCGCGCCGGCAGGGTCGTGGTTGCGGGTCGACAGGGCCCGGATGAGGTCGAAGGCGCCGAACGTTAGCGGCGCGAGGGGAGCCTCGGAACCGCCAGCCAGGGCCACGTCGACCGTCCCGTGCCGGATCGCGCGGGCGGCTTCCCCGATCGCGACCGCGCCCGAAGCGCAGGAGTTGGCGTTCCCAACGATCGGACCGGTCAGGCCAAACTCCATCGCCACGCCGGCGGCGGGTGCACCGCCGAACACGGTCAGGGCGAGTGCGGGCTCAACGGCCCGGATGCCGCGACGCAGGAAGCGAACATGCTGCTCCTCGCCGAACGGGACACCGCCGAGCGCGCTGCCGACGAACACCGCCGCGCGGCGAGTGGCCCGGTCGCGAGCGCCATCAAGCCCGGCGTCGGCGAGCGCCATCCGGCTCGCGGCGATGGCCAGGTGCGTGCAGCGATCGGCGCGCCGGGCGCGTTCGGCGGACACGTGGTCTGAGGGCACGAAGCCGTCGATCTCGGCTGCGACCTGAGATCGGAATTGCGTAGGGTCGAAGCGGGAGATCGTCCGCACCCGCGGCTGCCCGCAGCGCAGCCCGTCCCACAGACCCTCTCGTCCGCAGCCGATCGGCGTGACGGCGCCGATCCCGGTCACGACAACGCGGCGTCCGGCGCCAGGCTCACTCATCCGGGCACCTCCGCCTTCATCTCAGCCAGCTCCTTGATCCGCCGCAACGTCTTTCCGGCAATGTTCGCCACGAAGAGCGGCCCGATGATGCGGTCTGCTACCAACGCGCCGACCACGGGCCAGGGCGGATCGAAATCGTGCACGATGCGGACGGTCAGGCCGTCCGGTCCTGGCTCGAAGAGCCAGGCGACTTCCATGCCCTTGGTGACCCCACCGACGTGCCGGAACCTGATACGCGGGATCGCCGGCTCGCGCACCTGTACCGCGCGCCAGCTCACGGGGATCGCGTCCCGTCGGGCGGCCATCTCGACCAGGCGCTCGTGGCCGTCGTCGCGCAGGACACGAACCCAGCGGTAGTGGGGGAGGATCTCGGGCCAGCGCTCGACCGCAGCGGCAAGCTCGTAGACGGTGGTGGCATCGGCATGGATGACGATCTCATTCGCGGTGTGCATTGGCTCCCCCTACGGTTTCAGCAGTGCCCAGAGGAACCCCGGGTGGAGCGCCGGGCGGGCGGGTGCGTAGTCGCCGAGCACGCCTGTTAGCCCGGCCTCAATCTCCGGGCGTGACGCGATGCGGGCCAGGGCATAGTCGAGCAGCGGCCGCGCCCCGAGGAAGCCCTGGATCAACAGGCACAGCGCGGCCTTGTCGCGGAACGTGGAGCGCCGGGCCTCGGCATACCCGGTTGCAACGACGTCGCGCGCAAGAGCGGACAGCACTGCGTCTGCGGCCAGCGCGGCACCCCGAAGTGCCCGGAAGATCCCTTCGCCGGTGAATGGATCGAGGAATCCCGCCGCATCCCCGACCAGCAGGTAGCCCGGGCCCGCCACACGGCGGACGCGGCTCGCCAGCGGGCCGACTCCGCGGACGGGGGTGACCCGCTCCCCACCCTGCAGTGCCTCCAGAACCCCCGGCACCTCCGCCAGGCTCCGCTCGAAGTAGCTTGCAGTCGGCTCACCGGGCGGCTTCCTGCCCAGCGGTCCGACCAGACCGACGTTCACGACGCCCTCACCGACTGGCGCCAATCCGCAGTACAGGTCTGGGCCGACCCGCATCTCCCCGGTGCTGTCGAGGCGGGTGACGCCCGCGTAGCGTGCGACGAGGCCCAGGCGGCGGGGCCAGCGGACGGGACGGGTGAGACCCAGTGACCGGGCGATGGTTGAGTGGACCCCATCGGCGCCGACGACGAAGCGGGCGCGGAGCACCGAATCGCCCCCTTGAGGCCCGATCCCGGACACCGTGACGCCGACGACGCGGCCCTCTTCCACGACCGCGCCGCGGACGCGGGCACGCTCGCACATGCGCGCTCCGGCCGCCACGGCATGGTCGACCAGGATCTGGTCGAGGACGACCCGCGGAATTCCAAGGCCGCGGCGTGGCGGGTCGGCCGAGGCGAAGTTGAGGTGGATCTTTCCGCGGGCGGTGGCGACCCGCATGCCTCTCAGCCACTTTCCACCCTTCTCGGCCACCGCGTCCAGCACGCCCAGATCGTCGAGTTGTTCGACGACTCCAGGGCTGAGGTACTCGGCACAGGGCTTTTCGCGTGGGAAGGCGGCGCGGTCAAGAAGGAGTACGTCGCAGCCCGCCCGTGCCAAGCGCGCCGCGGTGGCCGCGCCGGCCGGGCCGGCGCCGACGACGATCACATCCGCATCCATCCGGCTCATGGCATCACCGCCGTCACGGCCGCGCGGTAGCCGAGAAAGGTATCAGCGGCCACGACGCGGAGCCCGGCTGCCGTGAGCAGATCGGTCATCTCGGCCAGCGTGTAGGCGCGTCGCGCGGAGAGCGGCGCGTCGTGGCGCGTGAGCGGGTTCCTCGTGGCCACGTGCCCGAGGAGCCACGCTCCTGCGAGACCGATCCGGCTGCGCACAAGGTCGTTGACGATCACGCCCCGGCGGGCGACGCGGGCCATCTCGGCGAGGAGCGGGACCGCGTCGGGCGGGTCGATGTGGTGCAGCAGCAGCGAGCAGTGCGCGACATCGACGGCGCCATCTCGCAAAGGGAGACTGCGTCCCTCTGCGGCGACGAGCCCGAGGTTCGGCCCCGCATCGCGTGCGTGCCGGAGGATCGCGACGCTGCGATCGACGCCGAAGGCCTCGAGGGGGATCTTCCTGCTGCGCGCCCAGTCGATCATCGCGGTGGGGATGTCGCCCGCACCGGTCCCGACGTCGAGCAGGCGAACCGTGTCCCCCGGCGTGCAGGAGGCGAACAGGCGAGAGAGCGCGCGCTCGGAGAGCTGGATGCCACCCAGGAGGCGATTGACCCGGGCGAGATCCTCAAGGTTGCCCTGAAGCGCGGCAGGGTCCACATCGGGGAGGTCGAGCAACTCGGGCCGGTCGGCACACGGCAGGCGCTGCATCGACCAGCCCATCCGGCTGCGTGACAGCCGGGTAGGGATGTGCAGCGGTCTCTGGCGCTTGGACCCGATGTCCATCAGGCACTCCCACCGCTCGCGGAAGCTGGTCGTTCCCGGTCAGGGTGGCATGTATCGCAGCTTTCGAGCCAGCGGCGCGCTGGGGATTGCCTTGCGCGGGCGCAACCGCCATGATTGCCCGGCGCGGCCGCGATGCTGGCCGAGGGAATGACAATGTGGCAAGGAGGCAAGACCGTGGCTGCTCGCACACTCCCCGATAGGTTCATCGCGCGTGCGCCCGTGCCGGCCGATGCCCCTGCAATCGCCCGGCTGATCGCGGCGTGCCAGGAGGCCGACGGCGACGAGCCGGATGCGTCGGCGGAGGAGGTACTGCGCGACTGGGAAGGGCTCGATCTCGGGCAGGAGGCGGTGCTCGTGGTCGCGCCCGACGGAGAAGCCGCGGCGTACGCCGATGTGCTCAACCGCCGGTATGTCCAGCTTTCGGTGTATGGGTACGTCCATCCGCGGTTCCGGGGCATGGGGCTGGGCACCTGGCTGGTTCAGTGGGGCGAGGAATGGATCCAGGACCGGATGCACCTGGCACCCGCGGAGGCGCAGGTCACCGTCCAACACTACATCCGGGCCTCTAGCACCTCTGCCCTCCGCCTCATGGAGCAGCACGGCTACCGACCGGTGCGAGACATCTGGGTCATGGCCATCACGCTCGATCAGCCCCCGCCCGCGCCGGAATGGCCGGAGGGCATCACGGCGCGGACATTCGTGCCCGGCCTGGACGAGCGAGCGACCTACGAAGCGGTTGAGGAGGCATTCGGCGATATCTGGGGCCGGCCGCCCAGCACCTTCGAGCGCTGGCTTTCAATGACGCAGTCGGAGCGGAAGGATCCAGAGCTCTGGCTCTTGGCGGTCGAAACGGATTCCGGGCACATTGTCGGAACCTGTCTCGGCCAGGAGACCGCGGGGAAGGGATGGATCGGCTCGGTCGGCGTGCGGCGCCCATGGCGTGGTCGGGGCATCGCGCTTGCCCTTCTGCAGGAAGTCTTCGGCGTCTATTACCGACGTGGCGTGCGAGAGGTGGAGCTCAGCGTGGACGCGGAGAGCCGGACGGGCGCCCCTCGGCTCTACCGAAGGGCGGGGATGCACGTCAAGCACCGCTACGTCCTGCACCGCAAAGAGATCCGCCCCGGGATCGACCTGAGTACCACGGCGGCTCATTCGTGACGCAGCCGCTGTGCCCCTTGTGCGACACAACAACAAGCGGCGTGCTGCGAGGCCGAGGAGCGTCGCGCGCCTACTCGCCCGCTTCGGTTCACGAACCTTGCCGCGAGAGCCGCTCCGGGAGAGGGCACGGTGTGCCTCACCGGAGCGGCCGATTCTTGCACCTAGTACTCGAAGTGAATGGGCGTATCGATGATGGTTGGAAGGTCGCGCTGGGCCGCAGCACGAATCGCCTCGGCCAGTGCGTCGGGTGACTCGGCGCGCACGCCGGGAATGCCGTAAGCATCCGCAAACTTGACGTAATCCGGATTCACCAGATCCACCGCGATGAAGCGGCGGTCGAACTCGCGTGCCTGGGCTTCCTTCACTGCCGTGTAGGTTGAATCGTTGAAGATCACGATGGGCAGCCCAAGGCGGAACTGGACGGCCGTGGCTACCTCCTGCATGGTGAACTGGAAGCCGCCGTCGCCCACGATCGACACCACCGTCGCATCGGGCCGGGCGATCTTGGCGCCGATGGCGGCGGGGAGGGAGAAGCCGAGGGTGCCGTATCCAGCCGGGAAGAAGAACGTGCGCGGCTCGTAGACCGGGTACAAGCGGCAGGCGACGTAGCTCATCATCGTCATGTCGGTGACGAGGATCCCGTCCCGGGGAATGGCCGACCGCAGCGCGTCGATGTACGGCTGCTGTTCGGCGCCCCATGCAACGGCGCGTGCCCGCTGCCGGATGTCGGCCACCTGGACGGGCGTCCAGCCCTCCTTGCTAACTCCCCGTGCGGCCAGGTGCTCCACCAGGGCACGAGCGGTGAGCGCTGCATCGGCGACGATCGCCTGGGTCGGCGTGTAGTTGCGCCCGATCTCCTCGGGGTCGATGTCCACCCGGACGATCGTAGACGGAAGTGGCATGCGCTGGTACTCGGTGTCCTGGGCACCCAGTTTCGAGCCGAAGACCAGAGCCAGGTCGGCGCTGCGCAGCACCTCCTCAACGGGGCTGCCCGGCTCCCACAGGTTGCCCAAGGCCATCGGATGGTCCTCAGCGATCGAGCCCTTGCCCATGATCGAGGTGAGGACCGGCGCGCCGAGGCGCTCGGCCAGGTCCGTGATCGCCTGGTGGGCCCCGCTTGCCACGGCGCCGCCGCCCGCGTAGATCACCACGCGCTCGGCTGCTTCGATGGCGTCCACGGCGCGTTGGACCTCCTGTGGATCTGGAGCGACCGGGGCGATCGGCTCAGGCGGTGTCACCTCAGCCTCGCCGAAGGCGCGGAGGACGTCCAGCGGGACCTCGACGTGCGTCGGGCGCGGTCGGCCGGTCGTCATCTGGCGGAAGGCCTCGGCGATCAACTGGGGAACGGCGGACACGGTGGTGGCACGGTCGTTCCACTTCGTCACCGCGCGCATGACCCCGAGCTGGTCCTTGAGATCGTGCAGGTGGCCCAGCATCTTCCCGGCCCACTGCTGCTCGACGTTCGCTGAGACGACCAGCACCGGGACGGAGTCGGAGTAGGCCTCGCCAATGGGGGTCGCGACGTTTGTGATGCCGGGACCGGTAATAATGATCGCGACGCCGGGGCGCCCGGAGGCACGGGCGTAGCCGTCGGCCATGAAGCCGGCGCCCTGCTCATGGCGGGCAAGGATGTGGCGGATCGGCGAGTCGCGGAGCGCATCGTAGATCTCGAGCGTATGCACTCCCGGGATTCCGAATACAACATCGACCCCGTGGGCCTCCAGGGCCCGGACCACCGCCTGACCGCCTTTTATGCGCTCACCCATGTGTCGTCGCCCTCTCCTCCGAAGCGTCGGCTGCTGGGCAGCCAATCGCGCACTAGGACCCTGGCATGGCAAGACCGGGCGCCATTCTACGACAAGGTGGTGCCGTGCGCCTCGCGTCATTCGAGCGGTGCGGCCAGGAGCTGGTCGGTTGAGGCCCAGACTCGGTCGAGGATCGCGGTCATCTCCTGCCCGTCGACGATGCGCGGGCGGTAGTAGTTCTCGATGAGGACCGGGACGAGGCGCACGGCGGCGAGGCGGCTGCCGTGGAAGGCGAGATGCATGATGAGCCCCTGCTTCGTCTCCAGCGACCACTCCTGATCGAATACGAAGTTGCCCAGCGAATAGACGATCGGCTTTCCCTGATAGATCTCCATACCCTGGACCCAATGCGGGTGTGACCCGACCACCAGCGCCGCGCCGGCGTCAATCGCACGGCGAGCGATCAGTCGCTGCTCGTCGCTCGGGGTCAGGGTGTACTCGATGCCCCAATGGATGAAGGGGATAACCAGGTCGGGCTGCTGGCTCGCCTGCTCGATGTCAGCCACCATGTAGTCCACCACCATTGGCGCTGTGCCCGGGCTCACGTCGGTGGCGCCGTGCACGTGGCCAGTGATGCCGTCGTATCCCAGGTAGGCGACCTGCACACCGCGGATGTCGAAGATCGCCGGAGCACGTGCGGTGGCGAGGTCGGGGCCGATGCCGAACGGGACGATCCCGGCTCCTTGGAGTGCGGCTAACGTGTCCGCCATGCCGGCTTCCCCGAAGTTCATGCTGTGGTTGTTTGCCTGGGAGACGGCGTCGATCCCGGCGAGGCGGAGGCCCTCGACTCCCGCTGCCCGCGTCATGAACGAGAACGTATAGGGGTCGGTCGGTGGTGGGATGGTGTCTGAGAGGGTCCACTCCAGGTTGCCGACGGTCAGGTCG is a genomic window of Sphaerobacter thermophilus DSM 20745 containing:
- the glpX gene encoding class II fructose-bisphosphatase; translation: MSASIDRNLALELVRTTEAAALAAARWMGRGDKNAADQAAVNGMRTMLQSVHMDGVVVIGEGEKDEAPMLYIGEEVGTKDPPQADLAVDPIDGTRLLANGMPNSLSVVALADRGSMYYPPGIVYMNKIAVGPEAAFAIDINAPVAENLQRIADAKGMRVRDLTVVVLDRPRHEQLIAEIRATQARIKLITDGDVAGALMAAMPGTGIDVLMGIGGAPEAVIAAAALKCMGGAIQCKLWPRNDDERRAAQEAGLDLEQVLTADDLVRSDNVFFAATGITDGELLRGVHYTSEGATTESLVMRSRSGTVRRITATHRLSKLQDFAAVPFD
- the rho gene encoding transcription termination factor Rho — protein: MTVTINELESKTIDELHELARELEITGFSRMKKQELISRVLQAQTEQQGNIYGEGVLDIIEDGFGFLRGERYLPGPNDIYVSQSQIRRFGLRTGDWVSGHVRPPKENEKYYSLLRVEAVNGMDPETARRRPNFDSLTPIFPLELINLETSPNILSTRLLNLVAPIGRGQRGLIVSPPKAGKTILLKAIANGITTNYEDIHLIVCLIGERPEEVTDMKRSVDGEVISSTFDEPVEDHTKVAEMVLERAKRLVESGRDVVILLDSITRLARAYNLAVPPSGRTLSGGIDPVALYPPKRFFGAARNIEGGGSLTIIATCLIDTGSRMDDVIYEEFKGTGNMELHLDRKLAERRIYPAIDIQRSGTRREELLLDEQTLRQVWTMRRMVSMLGGTEGTELVLGRLAKTANNAEFLATLTKDL
- a CDS encoding beta-ketoacyl-[acyl-carrier-protein] synthase family protein, with the protein product MSEPGAGRRVVVTGIGAVTPIGCGREGLWDGLRCGQPRVRTISRFDPTQFRSQVAAEIDGFVPSDHVSAERARRADRCTHLAIAASRMALADAGLDGARDRATRRAAVFVGSALGGVPFGEEQHVRFLRRGIRAVEPALALTVFGGAPAAGVAMEFGLTGPIVGNANSCASGAVAIGEAARAIRHGTVDVALAGGSEAPLAPLTFGAFDLIRALSTRNHDPAGASRPFDRERDGFVMAEGAAIVVLESLEHALRRGAQPYAEILGYGATNDAYHMVRPLPSGHQAARAMVLALREARRSPSEVGYVNAHATSTPLGDAAETRALRHVFGATPRQPAVSATKGLYGHPLGASGAIEVAITVLAIARGWLPPTTNLDDPDPACALRHVPPTGCTAQVAVAMTNSFGFGGINASLVFSHFLE
- a CDS encoding type II toxin-antitoxin system RatA family toxin produces the protein MHTANEIVIHADATTVYELAAAVERWPEILPHYRWVRVLRDDGHERLVEMAARRDAIPVSWRAVQVREPAIPRIRFRHVGGVTKGMEVAWLFEPGPDGLTVRIVHDFDPPWPVVGALVADRIIGPLFVANIAGKTLRRIKELAEMKAEVPG
- a CDS encoding NAD(P)/FAD-dependent oxidoreductase, with the protein product MSRMDADVIVVGAGPAGAATAARLARAGCDVLLLDRAAFPREKPCAEYLSPGVVEQLDDLGVLDAVAEKGGKWLRGMRVATARGKIHLNFASADPPRRGLGIPRVVLDQILVDHAVAAGARMCERARVRGAVVEEGRVVGVTVSGIGPQGGDSVLRARFVVGADGVHSTIARSLGLTRPVRWPRRLGLVARYAGVTRLDSTGEMRVGPDLYCGLAPVGEGVVNVGLVGPLGRKPPGEPTASYFERSLAEVPGVLEALQGGERVTPVRGVGPLASRVRRVAGPGYLLVGDAAGFLDPFTGEGIFRALRGAALAADAVLSALARDVVATGYAEARRSTFRDKAALCLLIQGFLGARPLLDYALARIASRPEIEAGLTGVLGDYAPARPALHPGFLWALLKP
- a CDS encoding methyltransferase domain-containing protein, producing MDIGSKRQRPLHIPTRLSRSRMGWSMQRLPCADRPELLDLPDVDPAALQGNLEDLARVNRLLGGIQLSERALSRLFASCTPGDTVRLLDVGTGAGDIPTAMIDWARSRKIPLEAFGVDRSVAILRHARDAGPNLGLVAAEGRSLPLRDGAVDVAHCSLLLHHIDPPDAVPLLAEMARVARRGVIVNDLVRSRIGLAGAWLLGHVATRNPLTRHDAPLSARRAYTLAEMTDLLTAAGLRVVAADTFLGYRAAVTAVMP
- a CDS encoding GNAT family N-acetyltransferase codes for the protein MAARTLPDRFIARAPVPADAPAIARLIAACQEADGDEPDASAEEVLRDWEGLDLGQEAVLVVAPDGEAAAYADVLNRRYVQLSVYGYVHPRFRGMGLGTWLVQWGEEWIQDRMHLAPAEAQVTVQHYIRASSTSALRLMEQHGYRPVRDIWVMAITLDQPPPAPEWPEGITARTFVPGLDERATYEAVEEAFGDIWGRPPSTFERWLSMTQSERKDPELWLLAVETDSGHIVGTCLGQETAGKGWIGSVGVRRPWRGRGIALALLQEVFGVYYRRGVREVELSVDAESRTGAPRLYRRAGMHVKHRYVLHRKEIRPGIDLSTTAAHS
- a CDS encoding thiamine pyrophosphate-binding protein — translated: MGERIKGGQAVVRALEAHGVDVVFGIPGVHTLEIYDALRDSPIRHILARHEQGAGFMADGYARASGRPGVAIIITGPGITNVATPIGEAYSDSVPVLVVSANVEQQWAGKMLGHLHDLKDQLGVMRAVTKWNDRATTVSAVPQLIAEAFRQMTTGRPRPTHVEVPLDVLRAFGEAEVTPPEPIAPVAPDPQEVQRAVDAIEAAERVVIYAGGGAVASGAHQAITDLAERLGAPVLTSIMGKGSIAEDHPMALGNLWEPGSPVEEVLRSADLALVFGSKLGAQDTEYQRMPLPSTIVRVDIDPEEIGRNYTPTQAIVADAALTARALVEHLAARGVSKEGWTPVQVADIRQRARAVAWGAEQQPYIDALRSAIPRDGILVTDMTMMSYVACRLYPVYEPRTFFFPAGYGTLGFSLPAAIGAKIARPDATVVSIVGDGGFQFTMQEVATAVQFRLGLPIVIFNDSTYTAVKEAQAREFDRRFIAVDLVNPDYVKFADAYGIPGVRAESPDALAEAIRAAAQRDLPTIIDTPIHFEY
- a CDS encoding CapA family protein; protein product: MTTLQTTLSDARLTPVTSPDDADLRVVLTTTPGDDAITVAREPLVVAVSPRLPLHALSAEQARSLLSGATSDWVEVGSPTPGPVVRLPLDAPGSVASDYEALVGQFASEPGGVALVPLSTVDFRVGTLPVDGLDPVRYPDQAEPYPFHRYLVIEGADPASADDVGPPAQLLPGNAVTITMVGDIILGRTVHTIMTRLGDYTAPFHLVADELKAADLTVGNLEWTLSDTIPPPTDPYTFSFMTRAAGVEGLRLAGIDAVSQANNHSMNFGEAGMADTLAALQGAGIVPFGIGPDLATARAPAIFDIRGVQVAYLGYDGITGHVHGATDVSPGTAPMVVDYMVADIEQASQQPDLVIPFIHWGIEYTLTPSDEQRLIARRAIDAGAALVVGSHPHWVQGMEIYQGKPIVYSLGNFVFDQEWSLETKQGLIMHLAFHGSRLAAVRLVPVLIENYYRPRIVDGQEMTAILDRVWASTDQLLAAPLE